The following coding sequences are from one Paenibacillus tundrae window:
- a CDS encoding cytosine deaminase produces MIIQNAKLRGKEGLWNIVVKDGKFVQITETLETTANDEVINVNGSLVLPPFIEPHIHLDTTLTAGEPEWNLSGTLFEGIQRWSERKAFLTHEDVKTRSKTALKWQLAQGIQHVRTHVDVTDPSLIAVKAMLEVKEEMAPYMDIQLVAFPQEGIHSYPNGAELLEESLKMGVDVVGGIPHFEFTREYGVESMKVAFDLAEKYDRLIDIHCDEIDDEQSRFIEVVAKEAYERGLGSRTTASHTTAMGSYNDAYTYKLFRLLKMADLNFVSNPLVNIHLQGRFDTYPKRRGLTRVKELQEAGLNVCFGHDDIFDPWYPLGTGNMLQVLHMGIHASQLLGYDQIVNSIDLITSNSARTLHIEDVYGIEEGKPANFIVLEAENEYEAIRKQAGVLYSFRNGRKIAETKPRETSILLDGGSEKVTFNK; encoded by the coding sequence ATGATTATACAGAACGCAAAATTGCGGGGTAAAGAAGGCCTTTGGAATATTGTGGTAAAAGACGGAAAGTTTGTGCAGATCACAGAAACGCTGGAGACGACAGCTAATGACGAAGTCATTAATGTCAACGGCTCACTTGTACTGCCACCATTTATTGAACCACATATCCATCTGGATACAACACTTACGGCAGGGGAGCCAGAGTGGAATCTAAGCGGTACACTGTTCGAAGGGATTCAACGTTGGTCTGAGCGCAAGGCCTTCTTAACTCATGAGGATGTCAAAACCCGTTCCAAAACAGCATTAAAATGGCAACTGGCTCAAGGCATCCAGCATGTGCGGACACATGTCGATGTGACTGATCCAAGCTTAATTGCAGTAAAAGCGATGCTCGAAGTAAAAGAAGAAATGGCTCCATATATGGACATCCAGCTTGTTGCTTTCCCGCAGGAAGGTATTCACTCGTATCCAAACGGCGCGGAATTGCTGGAAGAGTCACTCAAAATGGGCGTTGATGTGGTTGGCGGCATTCCGCACTTTGAATTCACACGTGAATATGGCGTTGAGTCCATGAAAGTTGCGTTTGATCTTGCTGAGAAATATGACCGACTGATCGATATTCACTGTGATGAGATCGATGATGAGCAATCTCGATTCATAGAGGTTGTGGCGAAGGAAGCTTACGAACGAGGACTAGGCTCCCGAACTACGGCTAGCCACACAACCGCGATGGGGTCATATAATGATGCTTATACGTATAAATTGTTCCGCCTATTGAAGATGGCTGATCTGAACTTTGTGTCCAACCCACTCGTTAACATTCACTTGCAAGGGCGCTTTGACACGTATCCGAAGAGAAGAGGACTGACACGGGTGAAGGAGCTTCAGGAAGCGGGCTTGAATGTATGTTTCGGTCATGATGATATCTTCGACCCGTGGTACCCACTTGGTACAGGCAACATGCTTCAGGTGCTGCATATGGGCATCCATGCTTCACAATTGCTCGGTTATGACCAGATCGTGAATTCAATCGATCTTATTACTAGCAATAGTGCAAGAACGCTGCACATTGAGGATGTATACGGTATTGAGGAAGGTAAACCTGCCAACTTCATCGTGCTTGAAGCAGAGAATGAATATGAAGCCATTCGCAAACAAGCTGGTGTGCTGTATTCCTTCAGAAATGGTCGTAAAATCGCAGAGACGAAGCCGCGGGAAACGTCCATTCTATTGGATGGTGGTTCGGAAAAGGTTACGTTCAACAAATAA
- the codB gene encoding cytosine permease, translated as MSKQDQEFSWQEVPKAQRNHFWKTLSVMLGFTFFSASMLAGGTLGVSLTFMEFIGIVLAGNLVLGIYTGALAHIAAKTGLSTHLLAKYAFGAKGSYLPSFLLGFTQVGWFGVGVAMFAIPVAKAMDWNVYLLIIVFGLAMTASAIYGMKSLIILGYIAVPAIAILGSYSMFEGANTLGGLQGLLDYTPTQTLTAAAALTICIGSFISGGTLTPDFARFSRTSKQAVTATVIAFFLGNSLMFLFGAVGAMAYNLADISEVMFLQGLIIPAIIVLGLNIWTTNDNALYASGLGFANITKISKKFFVIVNGIVGTVFAMWMYNNFVGFLNVLGAAVPSIGAIIIADYFIVKRRSYKPFAEMNFKNVNWIAMIAWAIGVAFAQLAPGVTPLNALLGTAVAYVLLMMIVPAKENKEKGNLNDYTERKIAG; from the coding sequence ATGAGCAAACAAGATCAAGAATTTTCATGGCAAGAGGTACCAAAGGCACAACGAAACCATTTTTGGAAGACGTTATCCGTTATGCTTGGGTTCACATTTTTCTCAGCAAGTATGTTGGCAGGGGGAACACTGGGCGTCAGTCTGACATTCATGGAATTCATCGGCATTGTACTCGCAGGTAACCTAGTGCTCGGTATCTACACAGGAGCGTTGGCACATATTGCTGCCAAGACAGGACTATCTACGCACTTGCTTGCAAAATATGCGTTTGGTGCGAAAGGGTCGTATCTTCCATCATTTCTGCTTGGATTTACACAGGTTGGATGGTTCGGTGTCGGCGTAGCGATGTTTGCCATCCCGGTCGCTAAAGCGATGGACTGGAACGTATATCTGTTGATCATTGTGTTTGGTCTTGCGATGACCGCATCCGCTATTTACGGTATGAAGTCACTTATCATTCTTGGTTATATTGCAGTTCCCGCAATTGCTATTCTGGGTAGCTACTCCATGTTTGAAGGAGCTAACACGCTAGGCGGTTTGCAGGGATTACTTGACTACACACCAACACAGACGCTTACTGCGGCGGCAGCATTGACGATCTGCATTGGCTCATTTATTAGCGGTGGAACACTAACGCCCGATTTTGCTCGATTCTCCCGTACTTCCAAACAAGCGGTTACGGCGACAGTTATTGCATTCTTCTTGGGGAATTCACTCATGTTTCTATTTGGTGCTGTAGGAGCGATGGCTTATAATCTAGCAGATATCTCAGAAGTTATGTTCCTGCAAGGACTGATCATCCCAGCCATTATCGTTCTGGGGCTGAATATCTGGACGACTAATGATAATGCGCTATATGCTTCTGGGCTCGGGTTTGCCAACATCACCAAAATATCGAAGAAATTCTTCGTGATCGTAAATGGTATCGTAGGTACAGTGTTTGCCATGTGGATGTATAACAACTTCGTTGGTTTCCTGAATGTGCTGGGTGCAGCTGTTCCATCGATTGGAGCCATTATTATTGCAGATTACTTTATTGTGAAACGCAGATCGTATAAGCCTTTTGCTGAAATGAACTTCAAAAATGTAAACTGGATAGCGATGATTGCTTGGGCCATCGGCGTTGCATTTGCACAGCTTGCACCAGGGGTAACACCACTGAACGCATTACTCGGAACAGCGGTAGCCTATGTCTTGCTCATGATGATTGTTCCAGCGAAAGAAAACAAAGAAAAGGGGAATTTGAATGATTATACAGAACGCAAAATTGCGGGGTAA
- a CDS encoding aminoglycoside phosphotransferase family protein, with protein sequence MNIEQIMEDLVHHNVLHSVAIPAKRLSGGTVSKLYFIERTDGNPYVIKINEPQVVKSESIYLNYYQSSHLLPKLIFLEPSNTYLVYSFITGSTDYPNENKREILQTLIHGLVNDYKQVSTQQGWGWADQPSKSWRDFLEDERSAKSIMIGVHLADEDHELVCNLVQNMEEEQEAFLLHGDCGVHNFIFEDGQLKGVIDPAPVIGDPLYDVIYAFCSSPDDLTIETFHSILDQIRFKGEASVSTIYEKVLIGLYLRIGTAIKHHPSDLDSYLVSWQYWRNIVLQCRNEGGLDL encoded by the coding sequence ATGAACATAGAGCAAATTATGGAAGATTTAGTCCATCATAATGTGTTACACTCTGTCGCTATTCCAGCCAAGCGATTGAGTGGAGGCACAGTGAGTAAGCTATATTTTATAGAACGCACAGATGGTAATCCATATGTCATAAAAATAAATGAGCCTCAGGTGGTTAAGTCTGAATCGATCTACCTGAACTATTATCAATCGTCACATTTACTTCCGAAGCTTATATTTTTAGAACCCTCAAATACGTATCTCGTGTACTCTTTTATCACCGGTTCAACGGATTATCCGAATGAGAATAAAAGAGAAATACTGCAAACGCTCATTCATGGGCTTGTTAATGATTATAAGCAAGTAAGCACTCAACAAGGTTGGGGATGGGCGGATCAACCGAGTAAATCATGGCGTGATTTCCTGGAAGATGAACGCTCTGCGAAATCTATAATGATCGGTGTGCACTTAGCTGATGAAGATCATGAACTTGTATGTAATCTGGTACAAAACATGGAGGAAGAGCAGGAAGCATTTTTATTACATGGGGATTGTGGCGTACATAATTTTATATTTGAGGACGGACAATTAAAGGGTGTGATTGACCCTGCACCTGTCATTGGAGATCCCTTGTATGATGTAATTTATGCATTTTGTTCATCACCAGACGATCTAACGATAGAAACATTCCATTCAATCTTGGATCAGATTCGCTTCAAAGGTGAGGCATCCGTATCGACGATCTACGAGAAAGTCCTCATCGGCTTATACCTGAGAATTGGAACTGCCATCAAGCATCATCCGAGCGATCTGGATTCGTATCTGGTATCTTGGCAGTATTGGAGGAATATCGTACTTCAATGCAGGAATGAGGGAGGTTTAGACTTATGA
- a CDS encoding ketopantoate reductase family protein — protein sequence MRIAIVGAGSLGTIVGAYLADGGMDVELIDAYQEHVEALNQTGAKVTGTTEFQAKVKAITPEQKSGKYDLILLLTKQLYNDAILQELLPFLKEDSIVCSLQNGIPEDKVASIVGAQRVIAGSVEFGATFIEPGVSSLTTEYTQFKQYAFQIGELNGEVTERIERVKSVLDLVGGTHISDNLVGTKWSKLLINNAFSGLSAALNGEYGDIIDHEAGIVSAVHIADETIKVGHASGVQFVKMNGFDIASLELNSEADIAARVQTLRTVMEPSRLLKASMLQDLEKKRKTEIDYINGVVSSRAAGTGVATPYNDLVVELVKQAEETQTVPQFGTNIKAFEALLNEQQVNTI from the coding sequence ATGAGAATTGCAATTGTAGGAGCAGGATCTTTGGGAACGATCGTCGGAGCTTATCTAGCGGACGGTGGAATGGATGTCGAGTTAATTGATGCGTATCAGGAGCATGTTGAAGCTTTAAATCAGACAGGTGCCAAAGTGACCGGTACGACAGAGTTTCAGGCTAAAGTAAAAGCGATAACCCCTGAGCAGAAGTCAGGAAAATACGATCTCATCCTACTTCTAACGAAACAGCTATATAACGATGCAATTCTACAGGAATTACTTCCTTTCTTGAAAGAAGACAGTATCGTATGCTCTCTACAGAACGGGATTCCTGAAGATAAAGTCGCTTCGATTGTGGGGGCACAGCGCGTTATAGCAGGCTCCGTAGAATTTGGAGCTACCTTCATTGAACCTGGCGTGTCGAGCCTGACGACAGAATACACACAGTTCAAGCAGTATGCTTTTCAGATTGGAGAGCTAAATGGTGAAGTTACCGAGAGAATTGAGCGAGTAAAATCCGTTCTAGACCTGGTCGGAGGGACACATATATCGGACAATCTGGTTGGAACAAAATGGTCGAAGTTGTTAATTAATAATGCATTTAGCGGATTATCAGCAGCATTAAACGGAGAATATGGAGATATTATCGACCACGAGGCTGGTATTGTGAGCGCAGTTCACATTGCGGATGAGACAATTAAGGTTGGACATGCAAGTGGAGTTCAATTTGTGAAAATGAATGGCTTCGATATTGCTTCGCTTGAACTGAACAGTGAGGCAGATATTGCTGCACGAGTTCAAACATTACGTACTGTGATGGAACCTTCAAGACTCCTTAAAGCAAGTATGCTACAGGATCTGGAGAAGAAACGTAAAACCGAGATTGATTATATTAATGGAGTCGTATCCAGTAGAGCGGCAGGCACCGGGGTGGCAACGCCATACAATGACCTAGTTGTTGAACTGGTCAAACAGGCTGAAGAGACCCAGACGGTTCCTCAGTTTGGTACGAATATCAAAGCTTTTGAAGCATTATTAAACGAGCAACAAGTCAACACGATATAA
- a CDS encoding acetoacetate decarboxylase, with translation MKIDVNNIANNLNTPLTAPAYPMPPYKFKNREYLNIIYRTDEQALRSAVPEPLQITDPLVKFEVMWMPDVSGLGAYTEAGQVIPVQFNGENGDYVHSMYVDNFPAIASGRELTAYPKKLGAPKLYTDSDTLVGTLDYGTLRVATATMGYKHVEMDKEAAKSEICRPNFMIKIATDYNGNLRICDLIRTQITDIEVKEAWTGPARLQLFEHALAPLADLPVLEVVSASHILTDLTLNAAQPVYNYLEEK, from the coding sequence ATGAAAATCGATGTAAATAACATAGCTAACAATTTGAATACACCCTTAACGGCTCCGGCTTATCCGATGCCACCGTACAAATTTAAGAATCGGGAATATCTAAATATTATATACCGAACGGATGAGCAAGCTTTGCGATCTGCAGTACCAGAGCCTTTGCAGATCACAGACCCTCTGGTCAAATTCGAGGTGATGTGGATGCCGGATGTATCTGGGCTCGGTGCTTATACGGAAGCAGGACAAGTCATTCCCGTTCAATTCAATGGTGAAAATGGCGATTATGTGCACTCGATGTATGTAGACAATTTTCCCGCAATTGCCAGTGGTCGAGAGCTTACGGCATATCCGAAAAAGTTGGGTGCACCCAAGCTCTACACGGATTCAGATACACTCGTTGGTACGCTTGATTATGGAACACTTCGTGTCGCAACGGCGACCATGGGTTACAAGCACGTGGAAATGGACAAAGAGGCTGCTAAAAGCGAAATATGTCGTCCGAATTTTATGATCAAGATTGCGACGGACTATAACGGTAATTTGAGAATCTGTGATCTGATCCGAACTCAAATTACGGATATTGAAGTGAAGGAAGCCTGGACAGGGCCTGCCCGGCTTCAACTCTTCGAACATGCATTAGCACCTCTTGCAGATCTGCCTGTATTGGAAGTGGTTTCTGCATCCCATATTCTTACCGACCTAACCTTAAATGCTGCACAGCCTGTATATAACTACCTAGAAGAGAAATAA
- a CDS encoding LysR family transcriptional regulator — translation MELLQLKYFQTVAYTEHISKAAAQLNIAQPSLSLTIKRLEDELGTPLFDRKGRTIELNASGRILLKHVNRIFLEIENAEMEIKAAEHHISNTIRISITNPRFLTGLIGDYINASPESKLQQGIGSRNEIITSLKKGDMDLGITGHPIDDEEIESIVLVKEDIVLVVPKNHAYHGETTISLDVIAKEPFISLADNKEYSRFTTMLCEKAGFLPNLAFEVDSHTLLEIIRLDQGVALLPVSVCRNLGLNYIQIADEASVYPISLSWVKRKWLSPSVKDFREFIILYYNENAGMFKI, via the coding sequence ATGGAGCTACTTCAACTCAAGTATTTTCAGACAGTGGCTTATACGGAACATATATCTAAAGCTGCTGCACAACTAAATATAGCCCAGCCTTCACTGAGCTTAACCATTAAACGGTTAGAAGACGAACTAGGAACACCTCTGTTTGACAGAAAAGGAAGAACAATCGAATTGAATGCGTCGGGGAGAATTCTGCTGAAGCATGTGAACCGAATTTTCTTAGAAATCGAGAATGCAGAGATGGAAATCAAAGCAGCGGAGCATCACATCTCCAACACCATCCGAATCTCCATTACGAATCCTCGATTTCTGACAGGTCTCATTGGAGACTACATTAATGCTTCTCCTGAATCTAAGCTTCAGCAAGGCATTGGGAGCCGGAATGAGATTATTACAAGTTTGAAAAAAGGGGATATGGATCTGGGGATAACGGGGCATCCGATTGATGACGAGGAGATTGAGAGTATTGTTCTTGTTAAAGAAGACATTGTGCTAGTTGTACCTAAGAATCATGCTTATCATGGCGAGACGACCATATCATTAGATGTTATTGCGAAGGAGCCCTTTATCTCACTGGCTGACAATAAGGAGTACAGTCGGTTTACAACGATGCTGTGCGAAAAAGCCGGCTTCCTGCCCAATCTTGCATTTGAGGTTGATTCACATACGTTACTGGAAATTATCCGACTTGATCAAGGTGTGGCCTTGCTTCCCGTGTCAGTATGTAGAAATCTGGGCTTGAACTATATTCAAATTGCAGATGAAGCTTCCGTATATCCGATCAGTTTGTCTTGGGTTAAGCGGAAGTGGCTCTCTCCATCGGTTAAGGACTTTCGTGAATTTATTATCTTATATTACAACGAGAATGCTGGCATGTTTAAAATTTGA
- a CDS encoding glycoside hydrolase family 4 translates to MNDTTMQQHPKVVVIGAGSLFFGRQSIWQMVHSPYLNQGTLALVDTDEERLSKMVTLAEKVARENNVSLKVEGSVDRRQVLPGADFVVLSFAEQSVKYRGIDCEVSLKYGIRMCSGDTIGPGGIFRAMRELPVIMECAKDIEALCPDAWVINYINPSTVHGIALHRYAPQLKSFALCDSHHMPHKKAYYAVRAGIIGDHSEFTQEIDQKFDFRIAGVNHFTWLLKAEFEGENVMPKIAEAMRKLAGDENNGGDRGAKALFNDAITYELYDIFGIIPTCTAHTKEYVRYWQGHGKTADSIPPLSIWETEDRYQRHDEMWQQVDDFLAGNIPIADYMGTFCPDHATDIIENMVGNLGKKFFINTLNQGAVTNMNEDSFLELLCDVSMDGVKPVHVGEMPRGIRGMQELVLDTHELTVEAVLDQSYEKLRRAMLTDPLVNSISDADQIIHELLELEREMIPDGWYNKK, encoded by the coding sequence ATGAATGACACAACTATGCAGCAACATCCCAAAGTAGTCGTGATCGGCGCTGGTAGCCTGTTTTTTGGTCGTCAGTCCATCTGGCAGATGGTTCATTCCCCATACTTGAATCAGGGAACACTAGCACTTGTGGATACGGATGAGGAACGTCTCTCGAAAATGGTAACATTGGCTGAAAAGGTAGCGCGGGAGAATAATGTATCTCTCAAGGTAGAGGGATCTGTGGATCGAAGACAAGTGTTACCGGGGGCAGACTTCGTAGTACTCAGCTTTGCGGAGCAATCGGTGAAGTATCGTGGTATCGATTGTGAGGTTTCGCTGAAATACGGTATTCGAATGTGCTCCGGTGATACGATTGGACCAGGTGGGATCTTTCGAGCTATGCGTGAACTGCCGGTTATTATGGAGTGTGCAAAAGACATTGAAGCCCTATGTCCTGATGCCTGGGTCATTAACTATATCAATCCTTCAACTGTTCATGGGATTGCGCTACATCGTTATGCACCACAGCTCAAATCGTTTGCACTCTGCGATAGCCACCATATGCCACACAAGAAGGCCTACTATGCTGTGCGAGCTGGAATCATCGGAGACCATAGCGAGTTTACCCAAGAGATCGATCAGAAATTCGATTTCCGTATCGCTGGTGTGAACCACTTTACTTGGCTGCTCAAAGCCGAGTTTGAAGGGGAAAATGTAATGCCGAAAATTGCCGAAGCAATGCGCAAGCTGGCGGGGGATGAGAATAACGGCGGCGATCGTGGTGCTAAAGCTCTATTTAACGATGCAATTACGTACGAGTTGTATGATATCTTCGGAATTATTCCTACATGCACAGCACACACGAAGGAATATGTTCGATACTGGCAGGGTCACGGTAAGACTGCAGATTCGATCCCGCCTTTATCCATCTGGGAGACAGAGGATCGATATCAGCGGCATGACGAAATGTGGCAACAGGTGGATGATTTTCTTGCAGGAAATATCCCGATTGCTGATTACATGGGCACATTCTGCCCGGATCATGCAACAGATATTATTGAGAATATGGTGGGCAATCTGGGCAAGAAGTTCTTCATTAATACGCTCAATCAAGGTGCGGTAACCAATATGAATGAAGATTCATTCTTGGAGCTGTTATGTGACGTGAGTATGGATGGGGTTAAGCCAGTCCATGTAGGCGAGATGCCACGTGGAATAAGAGGTATGCAGGAACTTGTACTGGATACACATGAGCTTACAGTCGAAGCTGTTCTGGATCAGAGCTACGAGAAACTGAGAAGGGCGATGCTGACTGACCCGCTGGTGAATTCCATCAGTGATGCGGATCAGATCATACACGAATTGTTAGAACTAGAGCGTGAGATGATTCCGGACGGTTGGTACAATAAAAAGTAA
- a CDS encoding AraC family transcriptional regulator, translating to MRTHQVNMSVIDELSDHITLRMSSYLEQTHNRKWIEHKSHSDYDLWLITAGSVQITVEGIEHTASTGDVIFFYPDMPYMATTTEELCRFVYMHFDFSIAEQKRILGEFQLPGIVPGNLIQEETSLFASSYRRFKQSKGTSGNRLYLKATLLLVIAKILELHGQGLYTGAFLQNRKSQKSEGSLDVLQSVFQYVDANLHRAIRMNELAAVAGVSEKYFISLFKKILGITPGQYINQIKMNRARDYLYEKKYTIQQIAEFLGYPDPFTFSKAFKKMYNVPPSKFE from the coding sequence ATGCGTACCCATCAAGTTAATATGAGTGTAATTGATGAACTGTCTGACCATATCACACTCCGGATGAGTTCTTATCTCGAACAGACTCACAATCGAAAGTGGATTGAGCACAAGTCGCACTCTGACTATGATCTGTGGTTAATTACAGCGGGCTCGGTTCAAATCACCGTCGAAGGCATTGAACATACCGCCAGTACGGGCGACGTCATATTTTTTTATCCAGATATGCCCTATATGGCAACAACAACTGAAGAGCTGTGTCGATTTGTGTATATGCACTTTGATTTTAGTATCGCTGAGCAAAAACGAATTCTAGGTGAATTTCAACTCCCAGGCATCGTACCTGGCAACTTGATTCAAGAAGAAACCTCGTTATTTGCATCTTCCTATCGACGGTTTAAGCAGAGCAAGGGCACTTCGGGCAATCGACTATATCTAAAAGCGACTCTGCTTCTCGTCATCGCAAAAATATTAGAGCTTCATGGGCAAGGCTTGTATACAGGTGCATTTCTGCAGAATCGGAAGTCTCAAAAAAGCGAAGGAAGTCTAGATGTTCTTCAGAGCGTATTCCAGTACGTTGATGCGAACCTGCACCGAGCCATCCGAATGAATGAGCTTGCGGCTGTTGCGGGTGTCTCCGAGAAGTATTTCATCTCGCTTTTCAAGAAAATTTTAGGAATCACGCCAGGGCAGTACATCAATCAGATTAAAATGAATCGAGCCAGAGACTATCTGTACGAGAAAAAATATACAATCCAACAAATCGCTGAATTTTTAGGATATCCTGATCCCTTCACCTTCTCCAAAGCGTTCAAAAAAATGTATAACGTCCCCCCTTCCAAATTCGAATAG
- a CDS encoding phosphotransferase enzyme family protein: MDIVMRETAHQCLLEEIIIHFNEAVHISNTHVLSLASKMFDLEGYTIQLIPPHEGGRNIVYSCDKEGHESLILRISFIPDRNRKDYMAELEYVRYLHDHGASVSNVVNSNKGHLLEEIVYEGHTFYVSLFAKAKGKLLVDNHYQYREGVPISEYYYNCGKVLGKMHQLSKNYTPVHRRYPFLDRYNTEEIASLIPEAFPLLKEKMVELLQTVKQLELSQETFGMIHFDFNDGNYAIDYDTGQITVFDFDNACFGWYMLDLASIWSNGAGWIQFEPDADKRRQFMDDYFQTVLAGYTSETHVSEAMLENLPLFIQLNLLENILDIFQVMQYNEREEEEDDDEHLAYLIKCMEEDIPFKGFFHEMYSPDSPFEYEEN; this comes from the coding sequence GTGGACATTGTAATGCGGGAGACCGCCCATCAATGTTTACTGGAGGAGATTATTATTCATTTTAACGAAGCTGTTCACATTAGCAACACGCATGTACTGTCACTCGCATCCAAGATGTTCGACCTGGAAGGTTACACGATTCAGCTTATCCCACCTCATGAGGGAGGACGGAATATCGTGTACTCTTGTGATAAAGAGGGGCATGAATCACTCATTCTCCGAATTTCTTTTATTCCTGATCGAAACAGGAAGGATTATATGGCAGAGCTCGAATACGTCCGTTATCTGCATGATCATGGCGCAAGTGTATCTAATGTTGTGAATTCCAACAAAGGTCATCTACTCGAAGAAATCGTTTATGAAGGACATACATTCTATGTCAGCTTGTTTGCAAAAGCCAAAGGCAAGCTGCTTGTAGACAATCATTATCAGTACCGGGAAGGCGTTCCCATTTCCGAGTACTATTATAATTGCGGCAAAGTTCTGGGCAAGATGCACCAGCTATCCAAAAATTACACACCCGTTCATCGCAGATATCCATTTCTGGATAGATATAATACAGAAGAAATCGCGAGCTTAATTCCTGAAGCGTTCCCTCTGCTCAAAGAGAAGATGGTTGAACTGCTGCAAACCGTTAAGCAATTGGAGTTAAGTCAAGAGACCTTTGGCATGATTCATTTCGATTTTAATGACGGGAACTACGCCATTGATTATGATACGGGTCAGATCACGGTGTTTGATTTTGATAATGCTTGTTTTGGTTGGTACATGTTAGACCTTGCATCTATTTGGTCAAATGGCGCTGGCTGGATTCAATTCGAACCAGATGCAGACAAACGTAGGCAGTTCATGGACGATTATTTCCAAACGGTACTTGCTGGATATACTTCGGAAACGCACGTTTCGGAAGCGATGCTGGAGAACCTGCCGTTATTCATTCAACTCAACTTACTGGAGAACATTCTGGATATATTTCAGGTGATGCAGTATAACGAGCGGGAAGAGGAAGAAGATGATGATGAGCATCTGGCATATCTCATTAAATGTATGGAAGAGGACATACCGTTTAAAGGTTTTTTCCATGAGATGTATTCTCCAGATTCCCCTTTTGAATATGAGGAAAACTGA
- a CDS encoding DinB family protein gives MNTFFEYNWQVRDEWFNWCNQLTTAELLKTRIGGVENILYTLFHIIDVEYSWIRGIQDKEDVIFDFENYKTLEKIRALSNSLRPEIVDFLKTNSEEKSDQLVKVPWDENEYTKDEILHHLIAHEIHHIGQLSVWAREIELTPVSANFIGRDLKPMQSYLKD, from the coding sequence GTGAATACGTTCTTTGAATACAACTGGCAAGTAAGAGACGAATGGTTTAACTGGTGTAATCAACTAACAACAGCAGAGCTATTAAAAACCCGCATAGGTGGAGTAGAGAATATTCTGTACACTCTTTTTCACATTATTGACGTTGAATATAGTTGGATTCGTGGTATCCAGGATAAGGAAGATGTCATATTTGATTTTGAAAATTATAAAACGCTTGAGAAGATAAGAGCTCTTTCAAATTCATTACGACCTGAAATCGTTGACTTCTTAAAGACCAATTCAGAGGAAAAAAGCGATCAATTAGTTAAAGTCCCTTGGGATGAAAATGAATACACCAAAGACGAGATATTACATCATTTAATTGCCCACGAAATTCATCATATCGGGCAACTTTCTGTATGGGCCAGAGAAATAGAATTAACGCCTGTATCCGCTAATTTTATCGGTAGAGACTTAAAGCCAATGCAATCTTACTTAAAAGATTAA